The proteins below are encoded in one region of Thioalkalivibrio sp. K90mix:
- a CDS encoding ribbon-helix-helix domain-containing protein — MKPTRTQQKQVNIRLDDETLARLDTCRTELRDQFANIPTRSDVVRMAIEEFLDKRSIGTGHSTTS; from the coding sequence ATGAAGCCCACTCGAACGCAGCAGAAGCAGGTGAATATCCGTCTGGACGACGAAACGCTCGCGCGGCTTGATACATGCCGTACCGAGCTCCGCGATCAATTCGCGAATATCCCAACTCGCTCGGACGTGGTGCGGATGGCGATTGAGGAATTCCTGGACAAGCGATCCATCGGGACAGGGCACAGCACGACAAGCTGA
- a CDS encoding phospholipase D family protein — translation MNTRVWLRLVLAALLLALLAACTPMQPAPDRVDRTPQAPAVQGDLATWLDTLPAAEEGQTGFRLLDTGAEAFQWRVQSARKAQERIHIQYYIWRDDVAGRTLLGELLDAADRGVSVSLLLDDMDVRGSDDLLAAVNQHPNIEVRVFNPFRTRRGAVRAGVEFVFRGSDLNHRMHNKAWVVDGLLAIIGGRNIGDEYFEVSPYYNFTDLDLVMVGPLATEVDHSFVEYWNSRAAIDLRRMRRVEQDPEKLARYRENLDAWLAEHQEHPLLTLEPLNGAPLTQPIDDAGAYTWTAQAKLVVDDVGKAKGHEHIREGVAEAVARRLDAVEFELLMISPYFVPGRGGTTQLVGMRERGVRVSVLTNSLAANDVAFTHSGYSRRRPALLQAGVELHELRPTALPPRAAADREMGVGSSHASLHTKALIIDREEGFVGSFNLDPRSRYTNTELGVFLREPAIVQELLDLYEHSTRPELAYQVRLDDEGWPIWTDDEGTLYRTDPKAGIWRRFLSGITRLAPVEPLL, via the coding sequence ATGAATACGCGCGTGTGGCTTCGGCTGGTTCTGGCGGCGCTGTTGCTGGCGCTTCTGGCGGCCTGTACTCCGATGCAGCCGGCACCGGATCGGGTGGACCGTACCCCACAGGCGCCGGCGGTGCAGGGCGATCTGGCCACCTGGCTGGATACGTTGCCAGCGGCCGAGGAAGGGCAGACGGGGTTCCGGCTGCTGGATACCGGGGCGGAGGCCTTCCAGTGGCGGGTGCAGAGTGCGCGCAAGGCGCAGGAACGCATCCATATCCAGTACTACATCTGGCGCGATGACGTGGCCGGTCGCACGCTGCTCGGAGAGCTGCTGGATGCGGCGGACCGGGGCGTGTCGGTGTCGCTGTTGCTGGATGACATGGATGTGCGCGGCAGTGATGACCTGCTGGCCGCGGTCAATCAGCATCCCAATATCGAGGTGCGCGTGTTCAATCCGTTCCGCACGCGCCGGGGTGCGGTGCGTGCGGGGGTGGAGTTTGTCTTTCGTGGCAGCGACCTGAACCACCGCATGCACAACAAGGCCTGGGTGGTGGACGGGCTCCTGGCGATCATCGGTGGGCGCAATATCGGGGACGAGTACTTCGAGGTGAGCCCGTACTACAACTTTACGGATCTGGATCTGGTGATGGTCGGCCCGCTGGCGACGGAGGTGGATCATTCGTTCGTGGAGTACTGGAACAGCCGCGCGGCGATCGATCTGCGGCGCATGCGCCGGGTGGAGCAGGATCCGGAGAAGCTCGCACGATACCGAGAGAACCTCGACGCCTGGCTGGCCGAGCACCAGGAGCATCCGCTGCTGACGCTGGAGCCGCTGAATGGCGCGCCCCTGACCCAGCCGATCGATGATGCCGGGGCCTACACCTGGACGGCTCAGGCGAAGCTGGTGGTGGATGACGTCGGCAAGGCCAAGGGGCACGAACACATCCGCGAGGGTGTGGCCGAGGCGGTGGCACGACGGCTGGATGCGGTGGAATTCGAGCTGTTGATGATCTCGCCGTACTTTGTACCGGGGCGGGGTGGGACGACGCAGTTGGTCGGGATGCGCGAGCGGGGCGTGCGCGTGAGTGTCTTGACGAACTCCCTGGCGGCCAATGATGTGGCCTTTACCCACAGCGGCTACTCGCGTCGACGTCCCGCGTTGCTGCAGGCCGGAGTGGAGCTGCACGAACTGCGCCCGACGGCGCTGCCACCGCGCGCAGCGGCGGATCGCGAGATGGGGGTCGGTTCCTCGCATGCGAGCCTGCATACCAAGGCGCTGATCATTGATCGCGAGGAGGGGTTCGTCGGCTCGTTCAATCTGGACCCGCGCTCGCGTTACACCAACACCGAACTGGGCGTGTTCCTGCGCGAGCCGGCGATCGTCCAGGAGTTGCTGGACCTGTATGAGCACAGTACCCGGCCGGAGCTGGCGTATCAGGTTCGGCTGGATGACGAAGGCTGGCCGATCTGGACGGACGACGAGGGCACGCTCTACCGCACGGATCCAAAGGCAGGGATCTGGCGGCGCTTCCTGTCCGGGATTACGCGGCTGGCGCCGGTGGAGCCACTCCTGTAA
- a CDS encoding SgcJ/EcaC family oxidoreductase, with protein sequence MSKKMLSLAVLPFVALASTAGADEGEIQRILEAKEAAWEAGDGDAWARDYQDDAGLINLFGMRFDDRETNAKRHSEVFQGAFAGTSLDVDVQDIAMLNEDLAFAEAVLRVSDIESMPAGLPDRGDGVLYTRMSFLLERDDHHGWQIRFGHNTVVHP encoded by the coding sequence ATGTCCAAGAAAATGTTATCGCTCGCCGTTTTGCCGTTCGTGGCTCTGGCCTCCACAGCGGGTGCCGACGAGGGCGAGATCCAGCGCATCCTGGAGGCCAAGGAGGCCGCTTGGGAGGCGGGTGATGGCGATGCCTGGGCGCGCGACTATCAGGACGATGCCGGGCTGATCAATCTGTTCGGAATGCGTTTTGATGATCGCGAGACCAACGCCAAGCGGCACTCGGAGGTGTTTCAGGGAGCCTTCGCCGGGACTTCGCTGGATGTGGATGTCCAGGACATTGCAATGCTGAACGAGGACCTGGCATTCGCGGAGGCCGTGCTGCGGGTCTCGGACATCGAGTCCATGCCGGCCGGGCTTCCGGATCGTGGCGATGGCGTGCTGTACACGCGCATGAGCTTCCTGCTTGAACGTGATGACCATCATGGCTGGCAGATCCGATTCGGGCATAACACCGTCGTCCATCCGTAG